GTAATAGGGTCAAATTTGTATGGAAGAAGTGTAGAAGAATGGATATCTGCATTACATGAGTATAAAAGAATTCCTAATAAAGATATCCAAAAGAAACTTAAAGTAAGTTTTGATGCTTTGGAGGAATATCATCAGAAACTTTTTCTTGACATTGCTTGTTGCTTCAAAGGATATAGTTTTGATGATCTTGAAAATGTACTCCATGCCCTTTATGATGTTAGCCCGATACTTGGTATtcgagtgttggctgaaagatCTCTAATAAATATTGATAAGGATGGCTATGTGACACAGCATGACTTGATTCAAGATATGGGCAGAGAAATTGTTTGGCAAGAATCACCAAAAAATCCTGGTAAACGTAGTCGGCTATGGCTTCCTGAAGATATAATACGAGTTCTACAAGAGAATATTGTAAGTAAATTTATGAGGGTGGTTTGTTTTCTCATCATTAATATTATAATCTTGATTATCTGATCTATTTCAAATTTGATCcccataataataatttatttatttgtgctTGTTTCTTTGATACAAAACATTCTTTATTTAGGTGTATTGACATCCTAATATTACATGTATGGTATTATAAGTTTATTTGAGGCTTGTTGTTTTCAAAGGGAACCAATGAAATTGAACTCATAATTCTGCAAGCTCCCACGTCTGAAGTAATAGAATGGGATGGAGAGGCTTTCAAGAAGATGGAAAACCTCAAAACACTTATTATTCTAAGTGGCAATTTTCCAGAAGTCCCAATTATCTTCCAAATAGTTTAAGACTGTTGGAATGGCGGGAATATCCTTCATATTCTTTACCGGTTGATTTTCATCCAAAGAAGCTTGCCATACTCAAGTTGCCCAAAAATTGCTTAACACTGCTCCGGCTAGTTAAAGTATTAAAGGCAAGCACAagaagcttttttttttctattgttagtaaattcattttaatatatttgtgtTGAATTTTGCAGGAGTTTGTGGAGATGAGTGTTTTGGATTTTAGTTGGAATGATTGGATAAAACATATCCCTGATGTTTCATGTTCCccaaatttaaaagaattaaacTTTGCATGTTGTGGCAATTTGATTCATGTTGATGAGTCAGTTGGATATTTGAGTAAACTTAGATCATTGGATTTTCAAGGTTGTACAAAGCTTAGGAATCTTCCTTCCCTTATGTTACCATCTCTTAGAAAACTCACTCTTGTGAATTGTTCAAGTCTTGAGAGTTTTCCTGAAATATTaggaaaaatggaaaagatTACATATCTTGATCTGTATTCAACTTCCATAAGAGAATTGCCATATTCCATTTGTAACCTTACTCGGCTTCAAGAATTCGATCTGCGTGATGGTGGAACTGTTCTATTGCCAAGTAGCATTTTCATGTTTGGAGAACTTCTCGAGTTGAAATTTCGTGGATATAAGAGTTTGCTATTATCTAATGAAGGTGGTGTGGAGCAAATGCCCTCAGTGTCAGCATCATCAACCACAAAACGCATTGATTTGTCTTCATGCAATATGTCAGATAAATTCCTCCAAATATTTATCTCTCAATTTTCTAATGTGCAAGAGTTGAACTTGTCAGAAAGTCATTTCACAATTCTCCCAGAATGTATCAAAGATTGTCACCTTTGGAGAATTCTTTATCTGACTAGCTGTAAGAATCTTCAAGAGATTAGAGGGATTCCACCCAACATAGAAATCTTGAATGCAACTGACAATACATCCTTGAATTGTTCAAGTAGAGAAGCATTATCAGATAAAGTATCTTTTTGTTTCACCGATAATTAATATGGTGATTCTGGTAATATGATCTATGTGTTGTTGCTAAATTAACTAACTCATGAACTATTTATGACCAACAGAAATTGCATGAGGAGGGTAGAAAGAGGAGATTCATTTTGCCAGGAACAAGAATACCAAGTTGGTTTGAGCATCAGAGGAGTGGAGAATCAGTTTCTTTCTGGTTCCGTAATAAGTTCCCTGCCATATcactttgttttcttttcacGGAAGCACTTGAATTTGATGATCAATGTTCTCTTTTCCCTCATCTAAAATTGGTCACCCATGATAATGACAATGGTGGGTGCATATTTAGCGATCAAAATCAAAGTTGCCCGCGTGCTACTCGCGGCCATATGAGGATTTATGATTTAGAAGATGGTGAGGGTCAACAGTTTCAACAAAATGAATGGAATCAAGCGGTGGTCTCTCTTTCAGTTGAAGATAAGTCTGGTGAGAGGGAACTGAGGCCAGAGGAGTGGGGCAGCATAGAAATTGGAGTGCATATaatagaagaaagaagtagCATGGATGATATCCAATTCACTCTTCCACTTTTGGACAAAGATCATCCTAAAGCACTGCAGATGAAAGATTCTCACAAGCACCATATGCAGCAACAACAAACAAGTTTGCCTTCATTGCAACCGGTTGATAATCTGAACTGGGACCCTCGTTCCTACATCGTTCACAGACGTAAATATTAAATACTCTCAGCAATCACCTCAATTTTTCTGACTAATTTCCTTGGATACTTGTTTCTTAAGAAGCTTTTAtagtttttaacttttttttctattacaACCACAGTTTACATTAAACCCAATAGATCAGAGCTCGCGTTATGGTCTCCTGTCACCGATGTTTCTTTATGCATCACTCAGACCCAAGACCACATGCCATGTGAGTCAATATATTTCTCTCTAGATCTGTCTTAATTTGCTGCATTGTTATATGTTCTTTGAGTTAATTTTGTTTAACAGAACATGTGCAAAACAAAATACTGAAAATGACATTTCCAGATTTTATGTATATGCTTACCTTTTTGCTCTTTGAAGCTTCAAAAAAGGCTCCAGGTGAATCTTCTCTTACCTCGTGTCGTGGGGATACTCTAAATATTCATGGCTCAAGTCCCCTGTCATTAAGTGGCAAGGCTAGTGAAGAAGATGTACCTTCAATATCCAGTTGTACTGCTTCATCAACATCAACTGACAAATATTTGGGCGATGAAAATGTAAcaagtgatgatgatgatatagAAATGAATGCCTTTTATGCTTCACTAGATGTTTCTGGCATCCCTATGCTTGCTTGTTCCTGTGATAAGTTGGTCACCACCACTGTTTCGAAAGATAAAGAGGCCAGAGAAGCATTGAGATCAGTACAACATGTCATCTCGCATGATGCTTCAGTTTTGCTGCATCCTGAATTGTGCAGTATCTTGAAAGCCAACCTAGATCACCTCTGCAAGTTATCTGCAGATCATGGCAGAATATCAAGAGAAGCTAGCAAAGTGATATCGGAAGCTTCACGGTTTTTGACTCATTGGAGTAGGGACTACAGTGAAGCAAGTGTGAAAATTGATTCTATAATGTGTCATTTGCAGAAAGCTGATGAACTGAAAATGAGTCTGGAAAGTAACAAGAAAAGGTTCTTGGAAGTTGGGCAACTCAATGTCGAAAAAGCTATGTCTGTTTCTCAAAACGAAGCTGGCATGTTTCgtaagagaaagagagagatttTTGAGGAAGGAAAGACAGTCAAAACTCAGTTGGACGAGTTAAAGAAGAATTTACCACACTGGGAACATGAGCATACTTTGGCAAAGAAAACTCAGGCAACAATCATAGCTGAATGGTCAAGACTGCGAgagaattttcaaaatattgAGAAAGACTGGAATTTTTAAGAACTCCACTAGAGTTCTCATCATAAATGATGAATCTAAACGATTGTAGAATTGTGCATTTCTCATTTATGGTTTGCTAACATTTGAAGGTGGCCAAATGCTTATGGTTATATGTTTTTGTTGTTAATAGCATCCTGCTCCTGcataatgaattacataagtgtGTGTGTGAACAAATCTAGAGCAATAGCAATACGCTTATATTATTCTTAATCCAGGATTATTCCAATCCACTGAATTAGTCTTGTGAGTTGTGACTAGCTGTGGATAAGGCTACAATTaatcaacaacaaaaaatatattattctcTACCTCACCATGAGTCTTATATCATGTTTTAAAGGAGAGTCAAACAGTTGTGATGATAGAGAATAAcatattttttcatataaaattttcTGCAGATCTCATTCCAAGGTGTCAGATTGATGGATGCTAGACAGTTAATAAAATAAGTCGCTCTTGCAGTTTCATCAAGTCAAGATCGACAGTAGAGTAAATGTATTAAACTGATGAAGTACCAGTCCCTCACCTAATAAGTTTGAATACGATGCATTAATTTGTAATATAAAGAACCCTAACCATTGACTTCGAAATGTGAATAGATCCTAGTTTCACGTGATTCCAGGCTAAgcaaaatattttatgtaatcTTATATCCtataatcaaataattaaagGAGACTTGTAAGCATATATGCATATATCCATGGTTATTTTGCTTACAAATTTCTGTTAGTCTTTGAAGTTGTGAAAGTGAGCATGGAAGATCGTCGTTTATCACTGGCATTGTCCTCAGACTACGGATGGGACTACGACGTGTTCCTCAGCTTCCGAGGTCTAGACACCGGCAAGCACTTCGCCGGAAATCTCTATTACGCTCTCAAACAGAGGGGAATCCGGACGTTCTATGCTGACAGAGAGCTTGAGGGAGGAGAGGAGCTCGAGCCAACGCTCCTGAAGAGAATTCAAGATTCGAAAACCGCCATCCCTGTGTTCTCTCGAGGTTATGCTGATTCTGCATTCTGCTTGCTTGAACTTGCAGCCATCATGGATAACAGCAAGGCGAAGGGACGGTTGGTTTTTCCGGTGTTCTACGGTGTAAGTGCTTCTGATGTTCGACGTCAGACTGGGACTTATGAAGAGGCAATGGCTAAGCATCAACGTAGGAATGACCACCACGTCGTGCAAAAatggagagaagctcttcaGCAAGCAGCTAACTTGTCCGGCAGCAGTTTCAAATTTCAGTAACCACCTCATCCatattctttatttattttttctttgtaaaattagttttttttttttttattaaaagtttATATCAAACCTTTCTTGTTGCTACTTTCTATCTATTATTTATATCAATGactcaaatttataatttatgatttagaatttaaattttgagaTTTAAGGTCTAATATTCAGAAGTTTGGAGTTTAGagtttagagtttagggtttataatTTCAGAATTTAGGATTTAAGATTTATGTTTTAGATTTAGAGTTCAATGAGCATTGCATTCCAATAAGGAATGCATTAGCATTGTTATATGTTTGATGtgaaatttcaaattaaatgtctatttttttataaaattatgcaACGAAAATGTAAGTAAAGATGGTACAGTTCAAGGATTGAAGTAATGAAAATAACATTCTATAAGTATAATGTCTATTGTTAATTTTGTGATTTGATTGGATAGGAACGAATATGAATTTGAGTTCATTGAAAAGATCATTGAAGTGGTCTCCAAAAATGTCAATCGCACTCTTCTCTGCGTTGCAAAGCATCCAGTTGGATTGGAGTCTCTGGTGCAAGAAGTATGCAAGCTTTTGGATGTAGGACCGGGATGCAATAAGAACCAAGTCTGCATGGTAGGAATTCATGGAATTGGGGGAATAGGTAAATCAACTCTCGCTAAAGCAGTTTTTAATTATATAGCTGACCAATTTGACAGTTCATGCTTTCTTGAAAACGTGAGAGAAAATTCAAGTAAGCATGGATTGGAACATCTACAAGCGAAGCTTCTTTTTGACATTGTTGGAGAAAAGAATATTAGTTTGATAGGCCCCAGTGAAGGTGTTCCTCCAATAAAGCACAGGCTTCGCCAAAAGAAGGTTCTTTTGATTCTTGATGACGTTGACGAAGAAAAGCAGTTGAAAGAACTTGCTGGAGGGCTAGATTGGTTTGGTTCTGGTAGCAGAGTCATAATTACAACTCAAGACCAACAAGCACTAAGACTTCATGGgattaaaacaaaatatgagTTAAATGGGTTAAAATTTGAAGATGCTCGTaaattgtttgaattgaaacTGAAGAAGAAAGCTGATCCACATTTTGATGATGTTATAAATCGTGCAGTGACTTATTGTGCAAAGCATCCATTGGCTTTGGAATTAATAAGTTCTGATTTGGGTAGTATAAATGCAGATGAATGGGAATCTGCATTAGGCCATTATGAAAGAAATCTTGGCAAAGAAATCTATGATAAACTTAAAAGAAGCTTTGATCGTTTGGAGAAAGAAGTGCAAAGTGTGTTTCTTGACATTGCTTGTTGCTTTAAAGGACTCAGTAGGACAGAGGTCAACAATATGCTTCGTGCACATCATGGTTTCTGCCCAATATATGCTATTCGACTTTTGGAGGAGAAATCTCTCATAATGATTGAAGACAATGAGGTGAGATTACATGACAAGATACATGAAATGGGTAGGAAAATTGAACAAGAAGGAAAGCATGGACACCGCTATCTCTTGTCGTCCTATGAAGCTATAGTTCaattttttaaacacaaggtatgTAAGATCTATGTAACTGAATTGATTTCTCATCTTGGCTCTTGCTAGATTTCTTTACTTGACTTGAATGATATATGTTGACAGGGCATTCATGATAAAATTGAAATGATAATTCTAGACCTTTCCAGCTCAGAAGAACAAGTGGTGGAATGGGATGGAGAAGGCTTCAAAGATATGGAAAGTCTCAAAACTCTTATAAATCGAAATGTCTATTTTTCGCAAGATCCCAATCACCTTCCCAATAGTTTGAGAGTATTTGAATGGCCAGGATATTCTTCACATTCTTTACCAGCTAATTTTTGTCCAAAGGAACTTATCCTGTTCAAGTTACCCAGTAATCGCTTAATGTCACTCAATTTTCTCAAGGCAAGTTCTAAAACTATGTCCTATTGAATGACTCATTCTATTAACCAACATTCATGTGATTCCTTTTAATTGACTTTTCCAGGAGTTTGTGAACATgagagttttgaattttgatgatGCTGAATGTGTAAAAGCTATACCTAGTCTATCTTCTACCCCAAATCTGGAAGAACTATCATTCTCAAACTGTGAGAGTTTGACTGAAATTGATGAATCGGTTGGAAATCTGAGGAAGCTTAAGATATTAAATGCCTTTGGTTGCAGCAAGCTTAGGAGCTTCCCACCCCTTAAGTTACCATCTATTGAAGAACTCAACTTCACCAGCTGCTCAAATCTTGAGAATTTTCCAAAAATCTTAGAAAAGATGGAGAATTTAACAAAGCTTGAGTTAGATTGCACTGCCATAAAAGCTATACCTGATCTATTTTCTGCAGAGAATTtagtagaattatcattttcaTACTGTGTGAAtttgattgaaattgatgagTCAGTTGGGTTTTTGATTAAACTTAGATTACTTAATGCCTTTGGTTGTTGTAAGCTCAGAAGCTTTCCATCCCTTTTGTTGCCATCTCTTGAAGAACTTGATCTCTCATGGTGTTCAAGCCTTGAGAATTTTCCAGAGATATTAGACAAGATGGAAAAGATAACACGGCTAAGATTGCAGTATACTCCCATAAAAGAATTGCCAAATTCCATCCAAAATCTTACTCGGCTTCGAGACTTGGAAATGGTTGAATGTGGAATGCTTCAGTTACCGAGCAACATTACCTTATTGCCAGAACTGAGACACATCTTGTTTTGTCGAACACCTAACCAAGATGAAGGTGAAGAAAAATTGAGTTGGATGGAGTCTTCAAACAGCACACTACATGCATCTCAGTGTACTATATCACATGGAATATTTCCAAACTTATTTGGTTGGTTTTCTATGTATATGGAAGAATTAGACTTGTTCCGTGTTAATTTCAGATTCCTTCCTGATTGCATCATGGAGTGTCTTCTTTTGAAGGAATTGAATTTGGATCAGTGTCATAATCTTCAAAGTATTAGATGGCTTCCGCCCAACTTGGAAACACTTTCCGTGACATGTTGTAGATCTTTAAAAGATTTAGACCTCACAATTCTTCCTGGAAGTACCAAAGAATACTACAATTTCAGGAGACTCATTGTAGATAATTGTGAAAATCTTCAGATAATAAAAGGAATTCCACCAGAAGGTTTATCTGCAACAAATTGCTTGAGCCTGCCTTCCTCATATATAAGCATGCTATTGAATGAGGTTTGTGTCTCTTCAGTAATTGATACCTCTCCATACTCATATGTAGTTTATCTTTACGCCAAGTTGACGGTTGAAAATGGTTAGATCAcaatttaatcaaatttgttAAATCATTTAACGATattcaactatcaacttcacttGAAGACAAATGCATGTGAGTCTCCACTAATATCGTAttgaaaaatgatattttttcagatttttaatatttattgtgTTAAAAAAGTGTTtaaacttctaaattttaaatcctaGTAAAATATTTGAAAGAATAAATACGTGATCAAAAATGAAATATCATTTATTTGTATTATATTTAGTTACATTACATTACATTTATTTAGGTgcttataatatatattaagttTAATTAATCCAAAAATTTGTGCAACCTTATCAAATTTGTAAATAGATTCATATATTAAATTACAAAAGTTATTTCTTACttttaagaaaatatatttttttattatttttatcgtattttaaaatatttttagaaaaattttattaacgAATTTGAACCATATTTGATTTAATAGTTCTTGGTACCATAATCTTATAACTTTAATT
The genomic region above belongs to Arachis stenosperma cultivar V10309 chromosome 5, arast.V10309.gnm1.PFL2, whole genome shotgun sequence and contains:
- the LOC130981155 gene encoding disease resistance protein Roq1-like, with the protein product MEDRRLSLALSSDYGWDYDVFLSFRGLDTGKHFAGNLYYALKQRGIRTFYADRELEGGEELEPTLLKRIQDSKTAIPVFSRGYADSAFCLLELAAIMDNSKAKGRLVFPVFYGVSASDVRRQTGTYEEAMAKHQRRNDHHVVQKWREALQQAANLSGSSFKFQNEYEFEFIEKIIEVVSKNVNRTLLCVAKHPVGLESLVQEVCKLLDVGPGCNKNQVCMVGIHGIGGIGKSTLAKAVFNYIADQFDSSCFLENVRENSSKHGLEHLQAKLLFDIVGEKNISLIGPSEGVPPIKHRLRQKKVLLILDDVDEEKQLKELAGGLDWFGSGSRVIITTQDQQALRLHGIKTKYELNGLKFEDARKLFELKLKKKADPHFDDVINRAVTYCAKHPLALELISSDLGSINADEWESALGHYERNLGKEIYDKLKRSFDRLEKEVQSVFLDIACCFKGLSRTEVNNMLRAHHGFCPIYAIRLLEEKSLIMIEDNEVRLHDKIHEMGRKIEQEGKHGHRYLLSSYEAIVQFFKHKGIHDKIEMIILDLSSSEEQVVEWDGEGFKDMESLKTLINRNVYFSQDPNHLPNSLRVFEWPGYSSHSLPANFCPKELILFKLPSNRLMSLNFLKASSKTMSY
- the LOC130981156 gene encoding disease resistance protein RPV1-like; translated protein: MRVLNFDDAECVKAIPSLSSTPNLEELSFSNCESLTEIDESVGNLRKLKILNAFGCSKLRSFPPLKLPSIEELNFTSCSNLENFPKILEKMENLTKLELDCTAIKAIPDLFSAENLVELSFSYCVNLIEIDESVGFLIKLRLLNAFGCCKLRSFPSLLLPSLEELDLSWCSSLENFPEILDKMEKITRLRLQYTPIKELPNSIQNLTRLRDLEMVECGMLQLPSNITLLPELRHILFCRTPNQDEGEEKLSWMESSNSTLHASQCTISHGIFPNLFGWFSMYMEELDLFRVNFRFLPDCIMECLLLKELNLDQCHNLQSIRWLPPNLETLSVTCCRSLKDLDLTILPGSTKEYYNFRRLIVDNCENLQIIKGIPPEGLSATNCLSLPSSYISMLLNEELREVGRNIWRFVPGSGNCIPEWFHPCNNGNSSVSFWFRNKFPAISLCVFLGALGKHQIAFYFCPKLEINGNTVNKWLLENKKYWFVQEAEADHIFILHEKQMKYENSVNEALVRNKEWNHAKIFVDVYSPRGWTEIDMQIGIHVFKEKNSMKDVQFTNPYNNVTGESNSVDSTQQSGTSIVQVNLKRISHNYSRTF